Proteins from a genomic interval of Aureimonas sp. AU20:
- a CDS encoding Dabb family protein, with translation MIRHIVFFSAKDKADLPRIKAGLETLGGIRHHTHFEVVENARVDPMGNDVDLVVYAEFKDREALAAYKADPIYDASTRAVRPLREIRYSADYEVPDRA, from the coding sequence ATGATCCGGCATATCGTCTTCTTCAGCGCCAAGGACAAAGCCGACCTGCCGCGCATCAAGGCCGGTCTGGAGACGCTGGGCGGCATCCGGCACCACACGCATTTCGAGGTGGTCGAGAACGCTCGCGTCGATCCGATGGGCAACGATGTCGATCTCGTGGTCTATGCCGAGTTCAAGGATCGCGAGGCGCTCGCCGCTTACAAGGCCGACCCGATCTACGACGCCTCGACCAGGGCCGTGCGTCCCTTGCGCGAGATCCGCTATTCCGCCGACTATGAAGTGCCCGACCGCGCCTGA
- the ettA gene encoding energy-dependent translational throttle protein EttA — MARQFIYHMADLTKAYGNKKVLENIHLSFYPNAKIGILGPNGAGKSTLLKIMAGVDKDYTGEAWAADGAVVGYLAQEPKLDETKTVFENVMEGVADKKAILDRYNQLMMDYSDETAEEGAKLQDVIDAQNLWDLENQVEMAMDALRCPPGDSQVAPLSGGEKRRVALCKLLLAKPDILLLDEPTNHLDAETIAWLEKHLREYEGAVLMITHDRYFLDNVTGWILELDRGRGIPYEGNYSAYLEKKSKRMVQEGREDDARSRAITREREWIQQGAKARQTKSKARIKAYNELVELAEQRRPADGKIVIPTGERLGNKVIEVEKLTKSFGDRVLIENLSFKLPAGGIVGIIGPNGAGKSTLFKMITGQEKPDDGAINIGETVDLGYVDQSRDHLDANKNVWEEITGAVDIMKLGKYEMNSRAYVGNFNFKGPDQQQKVGTLSGGQRNRVHLAKMLKSGANVILLDEPTNDLDTETLAALEDALEEYAGCAVVISHDRMFLDRLATHILAFEGDSHVEWFEGNFADYEADKIRRLGPDSVNPKRPTYKRLTR, encoded by the coding sequence ATGGCTCGCCAATTCATCTACCATATGGCCGACCTGACCAAGGCCTACGGCAACAAGAAGGTCCTGGAGAACATCCACCTTTCTTTCTACCCCAACGCCAAGATCGGCATTCTCGGTCCGAACGGCGCGGGTAAGTCGACCCTGCTCAAGATCATGGCCGGCGTCGACAAGGACTACACGGGCGAGGCCTGGGCGGCGGACGGCGCGGTGGTCGGCTATCTCGCGCAGGAGCCCAAGCTCGACGAGACCAAGACCGTGTTCGAGAACGTCATGGAAGGCGTGGCGGACAAGAAGGCCATTCTCGACCGCTACAACCAGCTGATGATGGACTACAGCGACGAGACGGCCGAGGAGGGCGCCAAGCTCCAGGACGTCATCGACGCGCAGAACCTTTGGGACCTGGAGAACCAGGTCGAGATGGCGATGGACGCGCTGCGCTGCCCGCCGGGCGACTCGCAGGTCGCCCCGCTTTCGGGCGGCGAAAAACGCCGCGTCGCGCTCTGCAAACTGCTGCTCGCCAAGCCCGACATCCTGCTCCTCGACGAGCCGACCAACCATCTCGACGCCGAGACGATCGCCTGGCTCGAAAAGCACCTGCGTGAATACGAAGGCGCCGTGCTGATGATCACGCACGATCGCTACTTCCTCGACAACGTCACCGGCTGGATTCTCGAGCTCGATCGCGGCCGGGGCATTCCCTACGAGGGCAACTACTCCGCCTATCTTGAGAAGAAGAGCAAGCGCATGGTGCAGGAAGGCCGCGAGGACGACGCCCGTTCGCGCGCCATCACCCGCGAGCGCGAGTGGATCCAGCAAGGCGCCAAGGCCCGACAGACCAAGTCCAAGGCCCGCATCAAGGCCTATAACGAACTCGTGGAACTGGCCGAGCAGCGCCGTCCGGCCGATGGCAAGATCGTCATCCCGACCGGCGAGCGCCTGGGCAACAAGGTAATCGAGGTCGAGAAGCTCACGAAGAGCTTCGGCGATCGGGTGCTGATCGAGAACCTCTCGTTCAAGCTGCCGGCCGGCGGCATCGTCGGCATCATCGGGCCGAACGGCGCGGGCAAGTCGACGCTCTTCAAGATGATCACCGGGCAGGAAAAGCCCGACGACGGCGCGATCAACATCGGCGAGACCGTCGATCTCGGCTATGTCGACCAGAGCCGCGACCATCTCGACGCCAACAAGAACGTCTGGGAAGAGATCACCGGCGCCGTCGACATCATGAAGCTCGGCAAGTACGAGATGAACTCTCGCGCCTATGTCGGCAACTTCAACTTCAAGGGGCCGGACCAGCAGCAGAAGGTCGGCACCCTGTCGGGCGGCCAGCGCAACCGCGTCCACCTCGCCAAGATGCTGAAATCGGGCGCGAACGTCATCCTCCTGGACGAGCCGACCAACGATCTCGACACCGAAACGCTCGCCGCGCTCGAGGACGCGCTGGAGGAATACGCCGGCTGCGCCGTGGTCATCAGCCACGATCGCATGTTCCTCGATCGTCTCGCCACGCACATCCTGGCCTTCGAAGGCGACAGCCATGTCGAATGGTTCGAGGGCAACTTCGCCGACTACGAGGCCGACAAGATCCGTCGCCTCGGCCCGGACTCGGTGAACCCGAAGCGTCCGACCTACAAGCGCCTGACGCGCTGA
- a CDS encoding sensor histidine kinase, with translation MNDAGKATFQSGLPRYTLGTEGTAALASRKKGHELDRISFQQLFNALPSPHMLLDAQLHFVAVNPAYEAVTDHSGQTLVGRHVFEAFPNTGEAGRRLRHSLDRVRETGKPDTLAYIEYDIPIPPEKGGGMAKRYWTAIHTPLNDETGAVRYILQNTVDITELVLLREAASTPNSIFSGGVALVQRAREAEEAVRDDTKPAQQFRALFEEAPGMVALLHGADHVFTYANRAYRHFVGQREVLGLPVRDVFPEIEGEGFFEKLDEAYRTGEAALGFESRIMLRDPESGRLREFFIDFSYHPVVASDGTTSGIFVQGYDRTESVRAQRRQRLLLDELNHRVKNTLSTVQSLARRSFRATTDREEARRVFEGRILALSNAHNLLSEQHWEAADLATIARLELAALGSDRFEMQGCPLSLNPKAAIALAMVFHELASNAVKYGVLSGRDGRLAVRWDVRDDNLHLVWNEAGASLPLSEGELKPGFGMRMLERIVTGELEGRLELALGGSGLTWTLFIPMAEVSAARGPSHD, from the coding sequence ATGAACGACGCGGGGAAGGCCACTTTCCAAAGCGGACTTCCCCGCTACACTTTGGGAACGGAGGGCACTGCGGCCCTCGCCTCGCGCAAGAAGGGCCACGAGTTGGATCGCATCAGCTTTCAACAGTTGTTCAATGCGCTACCCAGCCCGCACATGCTCCTCGACGCGCAGCTGCATTTCGTGGCCGTCAATCCGGCCTACGAGGCCGTCACGGATCATTCCGGCCAGACCTTGGTCGGACGTCATGTCTTCGAGGCCTTCCCGAATACGGGCGAGGCCGGTCGTCGTCTCCGGCATTCGCTCGACCGCGTTCGGGAGACGGGCAAGCCCGACACGCTGGCCTATATCGAGTACGACATTCCCATTCCGCCCGAGAAGGGCGGCGGTATGGCCAAGCGCTATTGGACGGCCATCCACACGCCGCTGAACGACGAGACCGGCGCGGTTCGCTACATCCTTCAGAACACTGTGGATATTACCGAACTCGTGCTTCTGCGCGAGGCGGCTTCCACTCCGAACTCCATCTTCTCCGGCGGCGTCGCCCTAGTACAGCGCGCTCGCGAGGCCGAGGAGGCCGTTCGCGACGACACCAAGCCGGCCCAACAGTTCCGCGCCCTGTTCGAGGAGGCGCCAGGCATGGTGGCGCTGCTGCATGGCGCGGATCATGTCTTCACCTATGCCAACCGAGCCTATCGCCACTTCGTCGGCCAACGCGAGGTTCTTGGTCTACCGGTGCGCGACGTCTTTCCCGAGATCGAGGGCGAGGGCTTTTTCGAGAAGTTGGACGAAGCCTATCGGACCGGCGAGGCCGCGCTCGGGTTTGAGAGCCGGATCATGCTGCGCGATCCCGAGAGCGGGCGTCTGCGCGAGTTCTTCATCGATTTCTCCTACCATCCCGTCGTAGCCTCCGACGGCACGACATCCGGCATCTTCGTCCAAGGCTATGATCGGACGGAAAGCGTTAGGGCCCAGCGCCGCCAGCGCCTTCTTCTGGACGAGCTCAATCATCGGGTGAAGAACACGCTCTCGACCGTGCAGTCTCTGGCGCGGCGCAGCTTCCGCGCAACGACCGACCGGGAAGAGGCTCGCCGCGTCTTCGAGGGGCGCATCTTGGCCCTGTCGAACGCCCACAATCTGCTAAGCGAGCAGCATTGGGAAGCGGCCGACCTTGCCACCATCGCCCGACTCGAACTGGCAGCCCTTGGCTCGGATCGGTTCGAGATGCAGGGCTGCCCTCTCAGCCTCAACCCGAAGGCGGCGATCGCGCTCGCCATGGTGTTTCACGAGTTGGCCTCCAACGCGGTGAAGTACGGCGTTCTTTCGGGGCGGGACGGGCGGCTGGCCGTGCGCTGGGACGTGCGGGACGACAATCTTCATCTCGTCTGGAACGAGGCGGGCGCGAGCCTGCCGCTGTCCGAGGGCGAATTGAAGCCCGGCTTCGGCATGCGCATGCTGGAGCGAATCGTTACCGGCGAACTGGAAGGGCGGCTGGAACTGGCCTTGGGGGGCAGCGGACTGACTTGGACCCTCTTTATTCCCATGGCTGAAGTCAGCGCGGCGAGGGGTCCGTCCCATGACTGA
- a CDS encoding response regulator, whose protein sequence is MTDAPSHQGLRIFAVEDESLVAMQLEDILDDLGCVVAGFAMRIDRAQDMLDAKPAIDAAILDMNIAGTKVYPVAERLRGMGIPIVFATGYGLDGIDPEWRVYPVLQKPYTTEQIARALSQTLVLTNK, encoded by the coding sequence ATGACTGATGCCCCCTCACATCAGGGCTTGCGCATCTTCGCGGTGGAAGACGAGTCCCTGGTCGCCATGCAACTGGAGGATATTCTGGACGATCTCGGCTGCGTGGTGGCGGGCTTCGCCATGCGCATCGACCGGGCGCAGGATATGCTCGATGCCAAGCCTGCGATCGACGCGGCCATTCTCGACATGAACATCGCCGGCACGAAGGTCTATCCCGTGGCGGAGCGTCTGCGCGGGATGGGCATTCCCATCGTCTTCGCGACTGGCTACGGGCTCGATGGGATCGACCCCGAATGGCGCGTCTATCCCGTGCTCCAGAAACCCTACACGACTGAACAGATCGCTCGCGCGCTTTCCCAAACGCTTGTGCTGACGAACAAGTGA
- a CDS encoding DedA family protein — protein MDQFVQGLMQDFGVLGIAFLMFLENIFPPIPSEIIMPLAGYQAATGQHSIWAVIVAGTIGSLLGILPWYYLGLVVGEERIVKLADRFGRWITMTAEDVEAADRWFRRYGILAVLFGRLVPTVRTLISIPAGLARMPIATFLFFSAIGTLAWTAGLAFAGYLLAQQYELVDQYVGPVSNIVIAAVVVIYLYRVITFKPTRRTRPIDLKSDEHPHRQG, from the coding sequence ATGGATCAGTTCGTTCAGGGTCTCATGCAGGATTTCGGCGTGCTCGGCATCGCCTTCCTGATGTTCCTCGAGAACATCTTTCCGCCGATCCCCTCCGAGATCATCATGCCGCTCGCCGGCTATCAGGCCGCCACCGGGCAGCATTCGATCTGGGCCGTGATCGTGGCGGGCACGATCGGCTCGCTTCTCGGCATTCTGCCCTGGTACTATCTCGGCCTCGTCGTGGGCGAGGAGCGCATCGTCAAGCTGGCGGATCGGTTCGGGCGCTGGATCACCATGACGGCGGAGGATGTCGAGGCCGCCGACCGCTGGTTCCGTCGCTACGGCATTCTCGCGGTTCTGTTCGGACGCCTTGTGCCGACCGTGCGCACTCTGATCTCGATTCCCGCCGGGCTGGCCCGCATGCCGATCGCGACTTTCCTCTTCTTCTCGGCCATCGGTACGCTCGCCTGGACGGCGGGCCTCGCCTTCGCCGGTTATCTCCTGGCTCAGCAATACGAGCTGGTGGACCAGTATGTCGGCCCGGTGTCGAACATCGTCATCGCCGCCGTGGTGGTGATCTATCTCTACCGCGTCATTACCTTCAAACCCACGCGCCGCACGCGTCCGATCGACCTGAAGTCGGACGAGCATCCGCACCGCCAGGGATGA
- a CDS encoding MOSC domain-containing protein, whose product MRKPASKLKGTVGGLYRTEGKGFVTTSVETLELGFEGIAGDEHGGPTRRTGGREPWYPRGTEIRNERQLSILSAAELGEVARDLDIPELLPEWIGANLVLDGIPRLSHLPPRTLLFFESGVTLKVDGDNGPCRLSGRSIAAHHPGREDIEFSFVRAAKHKRGLVAWVEKPGRLSQGEAFEARLPEQWIYDPA is encoded by the coding sequence ATGCGCAAGCCCGCCAGCAAGCTCAAGGGAACGGTCGGCGGCCTTTACCGCACCGAGGGGAAGGGCTTCGTCACCACATCTGTCGAGACGCTCGAACTCGGCTTCGAAGGCATTGCCGGCGACGAGCATGGCGGGCCAACCCGAAGGACGGGCGGGCGCGAGCCCTGGTATCCCCGGGGCACGGAGATCCGTAACGAGCGCCAGCTTTCGATTCTCAGCGCCGCCGAACTCGGCGAGGTCGCCCGCGATCTCGACATTCCCGAGCTTCTGCCGGAATGGATCGGCGCCAATCTGGTGCTGGACGGCATCCCGCGCCTCAGCCACCTGCCGCCGCGAACGCTCCTTTTCTTCGAGAGCGGCGTGACGCTGAAGGTCGATGGCGACAACGGGCCGTGCCGTCTGTCGGGCCGCTCCATCGCCGCGCATCATCCTGGCCGTGAGGATATCGAGTTCAGCTTCGTGCGCGCAGCCAAGCACAAACGCGGCCTCGTCGCCTGGGTCGAAAAGCCGGGCCGCCTGAGTCAGGGCGAGGCCTTCGAGGCTCGGCTGCCCGAGCAGTGGATTTACGATCCGGCCTAA
- the tsaA gene encoding tRNA (N6-threonylcarbamoyladenosine(37)-N6)-methyltransferase TrmO gives MSLEEPSIRPGESRLAFDGSQADDARLVFIGRIRSPWTERRDCPKNMRAARETGQSASVEIDPAFRPALERLDPESHVHLLTWLHQSRRDLALQMPRHAEAASGTFALRSPVRPNPIGLHLVRLLEIDRASGRLVIDAIDVLDGTPLLDIKPYFASVDRPEER, from the coding sequence ATGAGCCTTGAGGAACCGTCCATCCGCCCCGGCGAAAGCCGCCTTGCCTTCGATGGTTCGCAGGCCGACGACGCGCGCCTCGTCTTCATCGGCCGCATCCGCTCGCCTTGGACGGAGCGGCGCGATTGCCCGAAGAACATGCGTGCGGCCCGCGAGACCGGCCAGAGCGCGAGCGTCGAAATCGACCCCGCCTTTCGCCCGGCGCTGGAGCGGCTGGATCCGGAAAGCCATGTCCATCTTCTGACCTGGCTGCACCAGTCGCGGCGGGACCTTGCGCTGCAGATGCCGCGCCATGCCGAGGCGGCGTCCGGTACGTTCGCGCTGCGCTCGCCGGTGCGGCCCAATCCGATCGGCCTGCATCTCGTGCGCCTTCTGGAGATCGACCGGGCGAGCGGCAGGCTGGTGATCGATGCGATCGACGTTCTCGACGGAACGCCGCTGCTCGACATCAAACCTTATTTCGCCTCGGTGGACCGGCCGGAGGAGCGCTGA
- a CDS encoding ArsR/SmtB family transcription factor produces MSASFDATVEILKALGEPTRLRLVMLLSGHDLTVSDLTSILGQSQPRISRHLKLLVESGVVLRHQEGAWAYFRRSDDPLVATLTDALLAGVTDEDGRLAGDREKLEDVRRERAERAALYFSRNAEQWDRIRSLHVPDAEVEAALLSSLGEESVEAMLDVGTGTGRLLELLAPRSERALGIDASREMLSIARAKLDASGLSRATVRQGDAYRLPVPRGSFALVTLHQVLHYLDDPAAAVREAAGALGPGGRLAIVDFAPHRLEELRAEHAHLRLGFSEEALGAYVQAAGLCVESIRALPLQGRRADALTVLILVARRPRATPFLDPAPRPVEAA; encoded by the coding sequence ATGAGCGCTTCGTTCGATGCAACGGTTGAGATTCTCAAGGCTTTGGGCGAGCCGACACGGCTTCGGCTGGTCATGCTCCTGTCCGGCCATGACCTCACCGTGTCCGACCTGACCTCGATTCTCGGCCAATCTCAGCCGCGCATCTCGCGCCATCTGAAGCTTCTGGTGGAATCAGGTGTCGTGCTTCGCCATCAGGAAGGCGCCTGGGCCTATTTCCGCCGTAGCGACGATCCGCTCGTGGCAACGCTCACCGACGCGCTGCTTGCGGGCGTCACGGACGAAGACGGGCGGCTTGCCGGCGATCGCGAGAAGCTGGAGGACGTCAGGCGAGAGCGTGCCGAGCGCGCGGCGCTCTACTTCAGCCGCAACGCCGAACAATGGGACCGCATCCGCTCGCTGCATGTTCCCGACGCCGAGGTCGAGGCCGCTTTGCTGTCGAGCCTCGGCGAAGAGAGCGTCGAGGCGATGCTGGATGTCGGCACGGGCACGGGGCGGCTGCTCGAACTTCTGGCGCCGCGCTCGGAGCGCGCGCTGGGCATCGACGCCTCGCGTGAGATGCTGTCGATCGCCCGCGCCAAGCTCGACGCGTCGGGCCTCAGCCGCGCCACGGTGCGGCAGGGCGACGCCTATCGCCTGCCGGTACCGCGCGGCAGTTTCGCGCTCGTCACCCTGCATCAGGTGCTTCACTATCTCGATGATCCCGCCGCGGCCGTGCGCGAGGCGGCGGGGGCGCTCGGCCCCGGCGGGCGGCTCGCCATCGTGGATTTCGCCCCGCATCGGCTGGAGGAACTGCGCGCCGAGCACGCGCATCTGCGCCTCGGCTTCAGCGAGGAGGCGCTTGGCGCCTATGTCCAGGCCGCCGGCCTCTGCGTCGAATCCATCCGCGCGCTGCCTCTGCAAGGCCGGCGGGCGGATGCGCTGACCGTTCTCATTCTCGTCGCCCGACGCCCGCGCGCGACCCCCTTTCTCGACCCGGCGCCGCGCCCGGTCGAAGCCGCTTGA
- the metF gene encoding methylenetetrahydrofolate reductase [NAD(P)H], with the protein MIQRRSQRAPFRVSFEFFPPKTEAMETGLWTSIQRLAPLSPDFVSVTYGAGGSTRERTHHTVKRLLAETDLKPAAHLTCVDATREEVDEVVRQYRETGVKHFVALRGDGKAGAGGAYESHPGGYRNAVDLAAGIKAIDPEIEISVSAYPEKHPESSDFATDIDLLKRKVDNGATRAITQFFFDNDVFERYVERVRRAGIYIPIVPGIVPIHDFTKVARFSAATGASIPLWLAERFEGLEKDAHTHSHVAAAVCAEQVLDLAERGIEDFHFYTMNRADLVYSICHILGLRPKNAGGGDDKVTEVEQAA; encoded by the coding sequence ATGATCCAGCGTCGTTCGCAACGCGCGCCCTTCCGTGTGTCGTTCGAGTTCTTTCCGCCCAAGACGGAAGCGATGGAGACCGGCCTTTGGACCTCGATCCAGCGCCTTGCGCCGCTCTCGCCCGATTTCGTGTCCGTCACCTATGGCGCGGGCGGGTCGACTCGCGAGCGCACGCATCACACGGTGAAGCGTCTCTTGGCCGAGACGGACCTCAAGCCGGCGGCGCATCTCACCTGCGTCGATGCCACGCGCGAGGAGGTGGACGAAGTCGTGCGCCAGTATCGCGAGACCGGCGTGAAGCACTTCGTCGCGCTGCGCGGTGACGGGAAGGCGGGAGCGGGGGGTGCCTACGAATCCCATCCCGGTGGCTATCGCAACGCCGTGGATCTCGCCGCCGGCATCAAGGCCATCGACCCCGAGATCGAAATCTCCGTTTCGGCCTATCCCGAGAAGCACCCGGAAAGTTCGGACTTCGCCACCGACATCGACCTGCTGAAGCGCAAGGTCGACAATGGCGCGACGCGCGCGATCACCCAGTTCTTCTTCGACAATGATGTGTTCGAGCGTTATGTCGAGCGCGTTCGCCGGGCGGGCATTTACATCCCGATCGTGCCCGGCATCGTGCCGATCCACGATTTCACCAAGGTCGCCCGCTTCTCGGCGGCCACCGGCGCTTCCATTCCGCTCTGGCTGGCGGAGCGCTTCGAGGGGCTGGAGAAGGACGCCCATACCCACAGCCATGTGGCGGCGGCGGTCTGTGCCGAGCAGGTGCTGGATCTCGCCGAGCGCGGGATCGAGGATTTCCACTTCTATACGATGAACCGCGCCGACCTCGTTTATTCCATCTGTCACATTCTCGGCCTGCGTCCGAAGAACGCGGGCGGTGGGGACGATAAGGTCACCGAAGTCGAACAGGCCGCCTGA
- a CDS encoding amidase — protein MPGFPLISLEALTERIASGRSTPAREIEQARERILAADEAIGSFSRLAEPESLSRASPSGPLAGVALGVKDMFDTFDMVTDYGSPIHANHRPPSDAALVAQARGLGAAIIGKTVTTEYAFASPVPTRNPHDLAHTPGASSAGSAAAVAAGLVPAALGSQTAGSVIRPAAFCGVAGFKPSFRLLPTVGLKCFSWSLDTAGLFAAGIHDVALLAEILSSRPMRVSEQTPVLRVGLYRSRIDGMLHPDMQPAWDRAARALEKSGCTLIDIAEPDTLAAARQAQERIQLYEGAVSLLHERHHNGDKMNPGLRAILDEGAAIPPAEYDLARRAARAGRRETTKLFDTCDIVLAPSAPGPAPRIEDGMGDPAFNRLWTLAGTPCVNVPAGLTSSGLPLGLSVVARFGQDARALAGAALLEACLRD, from the coding sequence ATGCCCGGCTTCCCCCTCATCTCGCTCGAAGCCTTGACTGAGCGCATCGCGTCGGGTCGCTCGACCCCGGCGCGGGAGATCGAACAAGCGCGGGAGCGCATCCTTGCCGCCGATGAGGCGATCGGAAGTTTCAGTCGGCTGGCCGAGCCCGAGTCGCTTTCTCGCGCCAGCCCGTCAGGCCCGCTCGCGGGCGTCGCGCTCGGCGTGAAGGACATGTTCGACACGTTCGACATGGTCACGGACTACGGCTCCCCCATCCATGCGAACCACCGACCGCCCAGCGACGCGGCCCTCGTGGCACAGGCGCGAGGGCTCGGCGCGGCGATCATAGGCAAGACCGTGACCACGGAATATGCTTTTGCCAGCCCCGTTCCGACGCGCAATCCGCACGACCTCGCCCACACGCCCGGCGCATCCTCCGCGGGTTCGGCGGCGGCGGTGGCGGCGGGGCTGGTGCCGGCGGCTCTGGGCTCGCAGACGGCGGGTTCGGTGATCCGCCCAGCGGCCTTCTGCGGCGTCGCCGGGTTCAAGCCGAGCTTTCGCCTTCTGCCGACGGTGGGCCTGAAATGCTTTTCCTGGTCGCTCGACACCGCAGGCCTTTTCGCTGCCGGTATCCACGACGTGGCGCTTCTGGCCGAGATCCTGTCGAGTCGCCCGATGCGGGTGAGCGAGCAGACGCCCGTCCTGCGCGTCGGCCTCTACCGCTCGCGGATCGACGGGATGCTCCATCCAGACATGCAACCCGCCTGGGACCGGGCGGCGCGAGCGCTGGAGAAAAGCGGCTGCACCCTCATCGACATCGCGGAGCCGGACACGCTGGCGGCCGCGCGGCAGGCGCAGGAGCGCATCCAGCTCTATGAGGGCGCGGTGTCGCTCTTGCACGAGCGGCATCACAACGGCGACAAGATGAACCCTGGCCTACGCGCCATTCTGGACGAGGGCGCCGCCATTCCGCCAGCCGAATACGACCTGGCTCGCCGTGCCGCGCGAGCGGGACGACGCGAGACGACGAAGCTGTTCGATACGTGCGATATCGTGCTGGCGCCCTCCGCGCCCGGCCCGGCGCCGCGTATCGAGGATGGGATGGGCGATCCCGCCTTCAACCGGCTCTGGACCCTGGCGGGCACGCCTTGCGTCAACGTGCCGGCCGGCCTGACTTCGAGCGGGCTGCCGCTCGGCCTCTCCGTCGTCGCCCGCTTCGGGCAGGACGCCCGCGCGCTGGCCGGTGCCGCGCTTCTGGAGGCATGTCTGAGAGACTGA
- a CDS encoding alanine racemase gives MQKFETARDAALSLRPDVPVYCFRPDVLRADAQSFMASFPGETAYAVKTNGEPMVLETLAKAGVKVFDVASPGEFAAVRAVAPDAEMLYMHPIKAQSDIRLALETYGIRTLSLDHEDEVAKILRIVRALDLDPATLTIFVRLQTKGHAMYELSKKFGAAPAHAVELLQRCHRIGFKVGLCFHVGSQIEDPDTYERALASADWVRNRADVPLAGLDVGGGFPAEYGHDPRRKKPTIPSMDEIMARLRGDIKEWGFSDMPLVAEPGRVVVARAFSLIVRVLLRKGRRLYINDGIWASLSDSWTGKITLPARFIPDPARISRKGDPKSLSAFRVCGATCDSVDILSRPFWLPETVDTGDWIEIGHIGAYSLSLRTRFNGFYPDTFVEVAQPFDEGGAAEGFASLETMAD, from the coding sequence TTGCAGAAGTTCGAAACGGCCCGCGACGCGGCCCTCTCGCTCCGCCCGGACGTTCCGGTCTACTGCTTCCGCCCCGACGTGCTGCGCGCCGACGCGCAGAGCTTCATGGCGTCTTTTCCCGGCGAGACCGCCTATGCCGTGAAGACCAACGGTGAGCCCATGGTGCTGGAGACGCTGGCCAAGGCCGGCGTGAAGGTCTTCGACGTCGCCTCGCCCGGCGAGTTCGCGGCCGTGCGCGCCGTCGCCCCGGATGCCGAGATGCTCTACATGCATCCGATCAAGGCGCAGTCCGACATTCGCCTGGCGCTCGAAACCTACGGCATCCGCACGCTCTCGCTCGACCACGAGGACGAGGTCGCCAAGATCCTGCGCATCGTGCGTGCGCTCGATCTCGATCCCGCAACGCTCACCATCTTCGTCCGGCTCCAGACCAAGGGCCATGCGATGTACGAGCTGTCCAAGAAGTTCGGCGCCGCGCCGGCCCATGCGGTGGAACTTCTCCAGCGCTGCCATCGCATCGGCTTCAAGGTCGGCCTCTGCTTCCATGTCGGCTCGCAGATCGAGGACCCCGACACCTATGAGCGCGCGCTCGCCTCGGCCGACTGGGTGCGCAACCGCGCCGACGTGCCCTTGGCGGGCCTGGATGTCGGCGGCGGCTTTCCCGCCGAGTACGGGCATGATCCGCGCCGCAAGAAGCCGACCATTCCCTCCATGGACGAGATCATGGCGCGGCTGCGCGGCGATATAAAGGAATGGGGCTTTTCCGACATGCCGCTGGTCGCCGAGCCCGGCCGCGTCGTCGTCGCACGCGCTTTCTCGCTGATCGTGCGCGTGCTCCTTCGCAAGGGGCGGCGGCTTTATATCAACGATGGGATCTGGGCTTCGCTGTCGGATTCATGGACGGGCAAGATCACGCTGCCGGCGCGCTTCATCCCTGATCCCGCGCGCATCTCGCGCAAGGGCGACCCGAAGAGTCTAAGCGCCTTCCGCGTCTGCGGCGCGACCTGCGATTCCGTCGATATTCTGTCGCGGCCCTTCTGGCTGCCGGAAACGGTTGATACGGGCGACTGGATCGAGATCGGCCATATCGGCGCCTACTCGCTGTCGCTGCGCACCCGCTTCAATGGCTTCTATCCCGACACGTTCGTGGAAGTCGCCCAGCCCTTCGACGAGGGCGGGGCGGCCGAAGGCTTCGCGAGCCTGGAGACAATGGCGGACTGA
- a CDS encoding DUF4112 domain-containing protein codes for MIATAYAAGFEAETMTPDLTRRLARLNTLARLMDTAIRVPGTDIRFGADALIGLVPGIGDAGGALIGLYIVNEARRMGVPKRKLARMIANLGVDAAFGAVPLAGDLFDVYFKAHKRNIQLILDHFEMDRRDILKDVTPRRH; via the coding sequence ATGATCGCCACCGCTTACGCCGCCGGTTTCGAGGCCGAGACGATGACGCCGGACCTGACCCGTCGCCTCGCCCGGCTGAACACGCTGGCCCGGTTGATGGACACCGCCATTCGCGTTCCCGGAACCGACATCCGCTTCGGCGCCGACGCGCTGATCGGCCTCGTGCCCGGCATCGGCGATGCGGGCGGCGCATTGATCGGGCTCTACATCGTCAACGAGGCGCGGCGAATGGGCGTGCCGAAGCGCAAGCTGGCCCGCATGATCGCCAATCTCGGCGTGGACGCCGCGTTCGGCGCGGTGCCGCTGGCGGGCGACCTGTTCGATGTCTACTTCAAGGCGCACAAGCGAAACATCCAGCTGATCCTGGATCATTTCGAGATGGACCGGCGCGACATCCTGAAGGACGTCACGCCGCGCAGGCACTGA